Proteins co-encoded in one Prunus persica cultivar Lovell chromosome G6, Prunus_persica_NCBIv2, whole genome shotgun sequence genomic window:
- the LOC18774870 gene encoding probable linoleate 9S-lipoxygenase 5, translated as MLHCKYLSPLSFRTKAPCGARMNSVVAAATINNPDHATSPNGLLPMTMKFFPGFLRMTDVARSQPLTVASSAKPSQNITVDPHPKDGGKKIKGRVVLMKKNVLELNDLKASFLDRVHELWGKVVSLQLISSVNGDPENGRGKVGKPAYLEDWVTTITPLTAGECTFEVTFDWDEEIGVPGAFIIRNDHHSEFYLKTLTLEDVPGEGRIHFVCNSWVYPAKNYKKDRVFFANKTYLLSDTPGPLKKFREEELVNLRGDDDDETELQEWDRVYGYAYYNDLGKPHKGPKYARPILGGSSKFPYPRRGRTGRRPTKEDPESETPMMLLLSLFIYVPRDERFGHLKMSDLIAYALKSISQLLRPDELASILVGPQKHFDSLEDVLKLYEGGIELPEGILKSVRDNIPAETIKELFRTDGEKFLKFPVPQVIKVDKSAWKTDEEFAREMLAGINPVVIRRLQEFPPASKLDQNIYGDQTSQITKEHIGHNLDGLSIDEAIKNKKLFILDHHDALMPYLRRINTTSTKTYASRTLLFLENDGTLKPLAIELSLPHPGGDQFGCISKVYTPSSQGVESSIWQLAKAYVNVNDSGYHQLISHWLRTHAVMEPFVIATNRQLSVLHPIHKLLHPHFRDTMNVNAVARQVLINAGGILEATVFPAKFSMEWSSVMYKSWVFPEQALPIDLIKRGMAVEDPNSSHGVRLLIEDYPYAADGLEIWSAIKTWVKDYCSFYYKTDEMVQKDSELQSWWKELREEGHGDKKDEPWWPKMQTCEELIESCTIIIWIASAHHAAINFGQYPFGGYPPNRPSISLQFMPEEGTPEYEELKTNPEKAFLKTITPQLQTLLGMASIEILSRHSADELYLGQRDAPEWTADNDILQASKKFRKKLEEIEENMKRMNKDEKLKNRVGPAKMPYTLLHPSSEAGLTGKGIPNSVSI; from the exons ATGCTTCATTGCAAGTATCTCAGTCCTTTGAGCTTCAGGACAAAAGCTCCCTGTGGAGCTCGGATGAACTCAGTTGTTGCAGCAGCAACAATCAACAATCCAGATCATGCCACTTCACCCAATGGCTTGTTGCCTATGACTATGAAATTCTTCCCTGGTTTCTTGCGCATGACTGATGTTGCACGATCTCAACCGTTGACTGTGGCTTCATCTGCCAAGCCGTCCCAGAACATCACCGTTGATCCACACCCCAAAGACGGAGGCAAGAAGATCAAAGGGAGAGTGgtgttgatgaagaagaatgtTTTGGAGTTAAATGACCTCAAAGCATCGTTTCTTGATCGTGTTCATGAGCTGTGGGGCAAAGTGGTTTCTCTGCAGCTCATTAGTTCTGTTAATGGTGACCCTG AAAATGGGCGTGGAAAAGTTGGAAAGCCAGCATATTTGGAAGATTGGGTTACCACAATCACTCCCTTAACAGCAGGGGAGTGTACATTTGAGGTTACTTTTGATTGGGATGAGGAGATTGGAGTCCCAGGAGCATTCATAATAAGAAATGATCATCACAGTGAGTTTTACTTGAAGACTCTCACACTTGAAGATGTTCCTGGAGAAGGTCGAATCCACTTTGTCTGCAACTCATGGGTGTATCCTGCTAAAAACTACAAAAAAGACCGTGTTTTCTTCGCTAACAAG ACATATCTTTTAAGTGATACACCAGGGCCACTAAAGAAATTCAGAGAAGAAGAGCTAGTAAACTTGAGaggagatgatgatgatgaaacaGAACTTCAGGAATGGGACAGGGTTTATGGCTATGCCTACTATAATGATTTGGGGAAACCGCATAAGGGTCCAAAATATGCCCGTCCAATTCTCGGTGGCTCGAGTAAGTTCCCTTATCCTCGGAGGGGAAGAACAGGAAGACGACCAACTAAGGAAG ATCCTGAAAGTGAGACCCCGATGATGCTTCTTTTGAGCTTATTCATATATGTTCCGAGAGATGAACGGTTTGGTCACTTAAAGATGTCAGACTTGATTGCTTATGCCCTGAAATCCATATCTCAGCTCCTTAGACCTGATGAGCTAGCATCTATACTTGTTGGCCCCCAAAAACATTTTGACAGCTTGGAAGATGTTCTTAAACTCTATGAAGGAGGAATAGAGTTGCCTGAGGGTATACTAAAATCTGTAAGGGATAACATCCCTGCAGAGACGATCAAGGAACTTTTCCGAACGGATGGTGAAAAATTCCTGAAATTCCCAGTGCCTCAAGTGATCAAAG TGGATAAGTCAGCATGGAAAACTGATGAAGAATTTGCAAGAGAAATGCTGGCTGGAATAAATCCTGTCGTCATACGTCGTCTCCAA GAATTTCCACCTGCTAGCAAGCTAGACCAAAACATATATGGGGATCAAACTAGTCAAATAACCAAAGAACACATAGGACATAACTTAGATGGACTCAGCATAGATGAG GCAATCAAGAACAAGAAGCTATTCATATTAGACCACCATGATGCATTGATGCCGTACCTGAGGCGTATAAACACAACTTCCACAAAAACTTATGCAAGCAGGACACTCCTTTTCTTAGAGAATGATGGGACTTTGAAGCCATTAGCTATTGAGTTAAGCTTGCCACATCCTGGTGGAGATCAATTTGGCTGCATTAGCAAAGTCTATACTCCGTCTAGCCAGGGTGTCGAGAGTTCCATTTGGCAACTTGCTAAAGCTTATGTGAATGTAAATGACTCTGGCTATCATCAGCTCATCAGCCACTG GTTGAGAACTCATGCGGTGATGGaaccatttgtgatagccaCAAATAGGCAGTTGAGCGTGCTGCACCCAATTCATAAGCTTCTGCATCCTCACTTTCGTGACACTATGAATGTAAATGCAGTCGCTCGACAGGTTCTCATTAATGCTGGAGGAATACTAGAGGCAACAGTCTTTCCTGCAAAGTTCTCAATGGAATGGTCTTCTGTAATGTATAAGAGCTGGGTTTTTCCTGAACAAGCGCTCCCCATAGATCTGATCAAAAG AGGAATGGCAGTTGAAGATCCAAATTCCTCACATGGTGTACGCTTACTGATAGAGGACTATCCATATGCTGCTGATGGGCTTGAGATCTGGTCTGCAATTAAAACATGGGTTAAGGACTATTGCTCCTTCTACTATAAAACTGATGAAATGGTTCAAAAGGACTCAGAACTTCAGTCCTGGTGGAAGGAACTCAGAGAGGAAGGTCATGGTGACAAAAAAGATGAGCCATGGTGGCCTAAAATGCAGACTTGTGAAGAGCTGATAGAATCATGCACCATCATCATATGGATTGCTTCAGCCCATCATGCAGCAATCAATTTTGGGCAATACCCTTTTGGTGGATACCCCCCAAACCGGCCAAGCATAAGCCTGCAGTTCATGCCCGAAGAAGGCACTCCTGAGTATGAGGAGCTCAAGACAAACCCTGAAAAGGCATTTTTGAAAACAATTACACCTCAGCTGCAGACCCTTCTTGGCATGGCCTCCATAGAAATCTTGTCAAGACACTCAGCTGATGAGCTTTATTTGGGGCAGAGAGATGCGCCAGAATGGACAGCAGACAATGACATATTGCAAGCCTCTAAGAAGTTTAGAAAGAAGCTGGAAGAAATTGAGGAAAACATGAAAAGAATGAACAAGGatgagaaattgaagaacCGGGTTGGACCGGCCAAGATGCCATACACTTTGCTTCATCCTTCTAGTGAGGCTGGACTTACTGGCAAGGGGATTCCCAACAGTGTCTCAATCTAA
- the LOC18775056 gene encoding probable linoleate 9S-lipoxygenase 5, translating into MLHNLFDKITGQEQNGKNSRKIKGTVVLMKKNVLDFNDFNASVLDRVHELLGQGVSLQLISADHGDSENGFKGKLGEPAYLEDWITTITPLTVGDSAYKVTFDWEEEIGVPGAILIKNNHHSEFFLKTITLEDVPREGRVHFVCNSWVYPAEKYTKDRVFFVNKTFLPSETPLPLRKYREEELVHLRGDGKGELQEWDRVYDYAYYNDLGNPDKGPKYARPTLGGSSEYPYPRRGRTGRPPTKTDSNSESRIPLLMSLNIYVPRDERFGHLKLSDFLAYALKSIVQFIRPELEALFDKTPNEFDSLEDVLKLYEGGIPLPEGLLKDIGDNIPAEMLKEIFRTDGAQLLRFPMPQVIEEDKSAWRTDEEFAREMLAGVNPVNISLLQEFPPASKLDPKVYGDQTSRITEQDIGNNLDGLTVHEALKQNKLFILDHHDALMPYLRRINSTSNKIYASRTVLFLKSDGTLKPLVIELSLPHPDGDQFGRISKVYTPAEEGVEGSIWQLAKAYVAVNDSGYHQLISHWLNTHAVCEPVVIATNRQLSVVHPIYKLLHPHFRDTMNINAFARQILINAGGILETTVFPARYAMEMSSVVYKDWVFTEQALPADLIKRGVAVKDANSPHGLRLLIDDYPYAVDGIEIWFAIKTWVEDYCSFYYKTDDIIQKDIELQSWWKELVEEGHGDKKDEPWWPKMQTREDLVETCTIIIWTASALHAAVNFGQYPYAGYLPNRPTISRKFMPEKGTPEYKELESSPDTVFLKTITAQLQTVLGIALIEILSRHSTDEVYLGQRDTPEWTADTEPLKAFDKFGRKLAEIEDRITRMNNDEKLKNRVGPVKMPYTLLFPTSEGGLTGRGIPNSVSI; encoded by the exons CTTCTGTTCTTGATCGTGTGCATGAACTGCTAGGCCAAGGGGTTTCTCTGCAGCTCATCAGTGCTGATCATGGAGACTCtg AAAACGGGTTTAAGGGGAAACTTGGAGAGCCAGCATATCTGGAAGACTGGATCACCACAATCACTCCATTAACAGTTGGAGATTCTGCATACAAGGTTACCTTTGACTGGGAAGAGGAAATAGGAGTTCCAGGAGCCATCTTGATAAAAAACAATCATCACAGTGAGTTCTTCCTTAAGACTATTACCCTTGAAGATGTTCCTCGTGAGGGCCGGGTCCACTTTGTTTGCAACTCATGGGTGTACCCTGCAGAAAAATACACGAAGGACCGTGTTTTCTTCGTTAACAAG ACATTTCTCCCAAGTGAAACACCGTTGCCACTGCGAAAATacagagaagaagaacttGTACACTTGAGAGGAGATGGAAAGGGAGAGCTCCAGGAATGGGACAGGGTCTATGACTATGCTTACTACAATGATCTAGGGAACCCTGATAAGGGTCCCAAATACGCCCGACCAACTCTGGGGGGGTCTAGCGAGTACCCTTACCCTCGCAGGGGAAGAACCGGCAGACCACCAACGAAGACAG ATTCTAACAGCGAGAGTAGGATTCCACTTCTTATGAGCTTAAACATTTATGTGCCAAGAGATGAACGATTTGGACACTTGAAGTTGTCAGACTTTCTGGCTTATGCACTGAAATCCATAGTTCAATTCATTAGGCCAGAGCTAGAAGCCCTGTTTGATAAGACTCCTAATGAGTTTGACAGCTTGGAAGATGTGCTTAAACTCTATGAAGGAGGCATTCCATTGCCTGAAGGTTTATTGAAGGATATCGGAGACAATATCCCTGCAGAGATGCTCAAGGAAATTTTCCGAACTGACGGTGCACAATTGCTCAGATTCCCCATGCCTCAAGTGATCGAAG AGGATAAGTCTGCATGGAGGACTGATGAAGAATTTGCCAGAGAAATGCTGGCTGGAGTGAACCCTGTCAACATTAGTCTTCTGCAA GAATTTCCACCAGCAAGCAAACTAGACCCAAAAGTTTATGGAGATCAAACCAGTAGAATAACAGAACAGGATATAGGGAACAACTTGGATGGACTAACAGTGCATGAG GCACTCAAGCAGAACAAGTTATTCATATTGGATCATCATGATGCATTGATGCCGTACCTGAGGCGGATAAACTCAACTTCCAACAAGATCTATGCTAGCAGAACagttcttttcttgaaaaGTGATGGAACTTTGAAGCCATTGGTGATTGAATTAAGCTTGCCTCATCCTGATGGAGATCAATTTGGTCGCATTAGTAAAGTATATACACCAGCTGAAGAGGGTGTAGAAGGCTCCATATGGCAACTGGCTAAAGCTTACGTGGCTGTAAATGACTCTGGATATCATCAACTTATCAGTCACTG GTTGAACACCCACGCAGTGTGTGAGCCAGTTGTAATAGCTACAAACAGGCAGCTAAGCGTGGTTCACCCAATTTACAAACTTCTGCATCCTCACTTCCGTGACACCATGAACATAAATGCATTTGCCAGGCAAATCCTGATTAATGCTGGCGGCATTCTGGAGACAACAGTTTTTCCTGCTAGGTATGCCATGGAGATGTCATCAGTGGTTTATAAGGATTGGGTTTTCACCGAGCAAGCTCTCCCTGCAGATCTCATCAAGAG AGGAGTTGCAGTCAAGGATGCAAATTCTCCACATGGTCTTCGCCTACTGATCGATGACTATCCATATGCTGTTGATGGGATTGAAATCTGGTTTGCAATTAAAACTTGGGTTGAAGACTATTGCTCTTTCTACTACAAGACTGATGACATAATTCAAAAAGACATTGAACTCCAATCCTGGTGGAAGGAGCTTGTAGAGGAAGGCCATGGTGACAAAAAAGATGAGCCCTGGTGGCCTAAAATGCAGACTCGCGAAGACCTAGTAGAAACATGCACTATCATCATATGGACTGCTTCTGCTCTCCATGCAGCCGTCAACTTTGGACAGTACCCTTATGCAGGATACCTCCCCAACCGCCCAACTATAAGCCGAAAATTCATGCCTGAGAAGGGGACTCCTGAGTACAAAGAGCTCGAATCCAGCCCTGATACAGTTTTCTTGAAAACAATTACTGCTCAGCTGCAGACAGTGCTTGGCATTGCCCTCATTGAAATTCTGTCGAGGCATTCTACTGATGAAGTGTATTTGGGGCAGAGAGACACTCCTGAGTGGACAGCAGACACAGAACCATTGAAAGCCTTTGATAAATTTGGAAGGAAACTGGCTGAAATTGAGGACAGAATTACACGTATGAACAATGATGAGAAACTGAAGAACCGAGTTGGACCGGTGAAGATGCCATACACTTTGCTGTTTCCTACTAGCGAAGGAGGACTAACTGGCAGGGGAATTCCCAACAGTGTCTCAATCTAA